Below is a genomic region from Gemmatimonadales bacterium.
ACGGGGATGCTCGGCGACGACGTCGTCCACGATCCGCCGCACCAGCGGCAAGGTCCGGTTCGCGCCCTCGATGGTGAACACCTTTGCGTCCTCGGCCAACCGACCCACCTTTCGAACTACGTCTTCCCGATTCGTCCTGCCGCCGTTCCGCCGTTCCGCCCTGCCGCCCTGCCGGCCAACGCCGCATGCCCGGCCCGATATCCCGCCTCGATGAATTCTACCGTGCGGTCGAAGGTGAAGGTCCCGTGCCGGTCCACCGCCGGTTCGACCAGCAGCAGCTGCGGGCGCCTCGGGTCCTCCCGCCAGGCCGCGACTGTCCGCGCTTTCTGGTCGGCCATGAGGATGGCCAGCGCGCGATCGCTGGCAGCGAGCAGCGCCGGCGATCTTGGCATCCAGGGCGGCGGCCCCTCGAGCACCGGCCCCACGTCCACCGCGACCACGAGGTCCGCGCCGCTGTCCGCGGCCAGCTCGAGCGGCAGGACCTGAAGGAGCCCGCCGTCCGCATATCGGTGCCCGCCGATGGTCGCAGGCGGGAAGTAGAGCGGGAGCGCCATGGAGGCGTACACGGCCTCCGACACCGTGCAGTCCGTCCGTCCCGCCGAACCGAAGACCTCCAGGCGGCCGCTGTCCACGTCCACCGCCGTGAGCCGCATCGGCAGCCTGAGCGACGCGAAGTCGTCCACGGGGAGGATGCGGCGAAGGAACGCCCGCGCCGGCTCCGGCTTGAGCACGCTCGCCGCGCCGATGCCTCGCAGCATCAGACCCGCGCGGTTGACGACGAATACGTCCTCCCGGCGCATCCCGCAGACCAGCGGTACGATCTTCTCGTAAGGCATCCCGCCCGCGATCAGCGCCGCGATCAGCGCCCCGCCCGATGTCGCGATCAACTCGGCCGGCGCGAGTCCCGCCTCCGTCAGCGCGTGCAGCGCTCCTACGTGCGCCATCGCCTTCATGCCGCCGCCCGACAACACCGCGACGACGCGCTCCGGCTTCACCTCGCGGGTCCAGCCGCCTCGGCGATCCGGGCTGTCCGCCGCGCCTCCGCTTCCCGAAACCGGATCTTCTCCTCGTCGGTCTCGGGGATCACCGGCGGCACCGGCACCGGGCGACCGTTCTCGTCTATCGCCACGAAAGTGAGGTACGAGCTGTTGGTGTGCCGCTTCGTGCCGGTGAGGAGGTTCTCGGCCTCCACCCGCACTCCTACCTCGATCGAGGTGCGGTGCGCGTAGTTGACGCTCGCGTGCATCGTGACCAGCTCGCCCAGGTGGATAGGCTCGCGGAAGTGCACCCGGTCCACGGACACCGTGACGCAGACCCGTTTCGCATGCCGGATCGCGCTCACCGCGGCGACGCGGTCGAGCATGCCGAGGACAACGCCGCCGTGCACGCTACCCATCACGTTGGCCATGTGCGGCATCATGACTTCGGCTATCGTGGTGTGCGACAGGCGCGGAGGGCGTCCATCCACGTCAGTAGTCCACCGGCCGGAGGTAATAGTCGCCGATAGCGGTCTGGCTCAGCATCGCGACCGTCGGCAGCTTGCGCTTCCAGTGCGTCGCGCCGAGCCGCCTCTCCACGAGCCCCACTTCCTTGGCCGTGAAGCCCAGCGCCACTATCTCCTCGGGGCGGAACCCGCGCAGCAGCCAGTACAGGATCCGGTCGGCCTTGGCGTAGGGGATGCCGAGGTCGCCTTCGTCGGTCTGGCCCCTGATGAGGTCGGCGGTCGCGGGCTTCTCTACGATCTCTTTCGGCACCCCGAGGTGGCGCGCCAGCGCCCAGACCTGGGTCTTGAAGAGGTCGCCGATCGGGTTGATGGGAGGCGAATCGTCCGCATGCCAGGTGAAGTAGCCCAGGAGGCGTTCGGTCTTGTTGCCGGTGCCCAGCGGCAGCGCCTTGAGCTTGGCCGACTGGTCGAACAGGACGATCATGCGCGCCCGCGCCATGACGTTGCCCCGTCGCGACGGGTCCGCGTCGGGCTCGGAGGCGTTCAGGTAGCCGTCCACCGCACTCGACACATCGATCGTCCGGACCTGGATGCCGAGCGCTTTCGCCACCAGCTGCGCGTGTTCGAGGCTCTCCGGGTTCGAGGTGCGATACGGAAGCATGAATGCACCCACGCTCTTAGGCCCGAGCGCCTTGGCGGCAAGGTAGGCTGTCACGGCGCTGTCCACCCCACCCGAAAGCCCGACCACCACCTGCTCGAACCCGCGCCGTTGGTGGACTTCCGCCCGGATGAACTCGAGCAGCCAACGCTCGACCAGCGCGCAGTCCATCGCCAGCGGGTCGGCGGCAGCGATCTGTCCGTCCGTCCGTCCGCCCGTCCGCCCGTCTTTCTTCACCGACGGATCGAACCTGACCTTGGTCCGCTCCGAACTCCGCAGGCCGTCTATCAGGTGCGGCAGACGCGTCTCCAGGTCCGCCAGCAGCGGCAGGTCCGCCCGTGCCCGGCCCACCTCGTCGAAATCCACCACGGCCTCGAGCAGCGCCTCGTCCCACAGGGGACCGCGCACCAGCACGTCGCCCCGAGGCGTCACCACGACCGAACCCCCCGCGAAGCCCTTGCCGCCTTCGAAGCCGACGAGTTGCGCCACCGCCACCCACACCCCGTGCTCTTCCGCCACGTGCCGCGCGATCCTCTCCCAGCGCGAGACGTTCGCCGGCCGCGCGACCGTCTCCTCCAGAGGCTGAGTCCCCCTCGCCGGTGACGCGGAGGGAACCAGTATCAGCTGCGCCCCGTCCAGGGCGGCGATCGTCGGGGCGAGCGAGTGCCAGGCGTCCTCGCAGATCACGATCGCGATGCGCCCGAATCGGGTGTCGAAGGCCTGCACGGAAAGGCCGGCCTCGACGAAGCGCTCCTCGTCGAAGACCCCGTAGGTGGGCAGGAAGACCTTGCGGTGGACGTGGGTGACGCCGGCCGACGGGCCGCCCAGCGTCGCGTAGAGAGCGGAGTTGTACAGGTGGCCGCGCCACTTCTCGTAGAAGCCCACGGCAATATCGATCGGCGGCCCGCCCCCGCGCTCGTGAACGGCTACCAGGTCCTCGAACAGGGTCCCGGCACTGACCGCGAGGTCCCTGACACCTCCCTCGAGGAGGTAGCCGGTCATGGCCGCCTCAGGCAGGACCAGCACATCGGGCGGATCCTTCCGGCCGGCGATCCCTTCCAGGACCCTTCCGACGCGAGCCAGGTTCTCGGCGTAGTCGCCCTTGGCGGGCTTGAACTGGGTTATGGCAAGGCGCAGCATGTGGAGGTGGAAGATAGCGTCCGGGACTCGCGCTCGCCTACCGCCGCGCGTCGGTGCGTCGGTGCGTCTGTGCGTCTGCGCGTCTGTGCGTCTGCGCGTCTGCGCGTCTGTATGAGGTGACCAGCCTCACCGACTCCCGCCCTCTTGATGTACATTTTGTCCGTCGTCCCGCCGATACCTGAAGCTCAAGCAGCCGACAGGAGACGCACCCCGATGCATCTGTCTTCCAGCTCGCATGAGGCGCCGAGCGGCCACTACCCGTTCCGGACCAGGCTGGAGGCGGCGATGATACTTCGCGGAGTGATTCGGCTGAAGCTGGACGAGGGCGAGGTCGAGGTGCAGCCACGCACCTGGTATCGGCAGGGCGGGACGCAATACCTCGAGGCCAGACGGCGGGACAGCGGCGAGCGGATGCGGGTGAAGCTGGACCAGATCAGGGATGTCAGCGCCTACTAGAGCTCCCGGATCCCCTGCCCGCACGGTAAGACTTACGGTCCACCAGAGAGATTCGGGTCGAACGCCGAGCCCGGGATGTACGCCCGTCCGCGGAATCCGCTCCCGGTGACGCCGATCGCCCGGAGTTGGGGAGGCGCCGCCAGCGCCCCCGCCCACACCGCGTACACCGGCAGCGACTCCTCCTTGTCCACGAAAACCACCCCTGTCTCCTGGACCGGCTGGTCTGCCGTGATGCCGAGTCCGCCGCCTGCGCTCCTGAAAGCGCGCCGGACCGAGCTCCACCGGATCACCCAGTACGCCCGCGCCGCGATGAGCGTGTCCCCCGCCGAGCGGTAGGCGGTGAGAACGTAGCCGCTCGAGCCCCCCCCGGGGGCGCGCCGCGGGTCGTCGAAGGGCAGCGAGTCGCTCCATGTTGCTCCGGCCGGCGCGGACCAGACGGGAAGCCGCGGAATCACGTGGCGGAGCTCCAACGGAAGCGCCGATGCGCGCACTTCCGCACAGGCCGGGACCACCGGGTCGCATCCGGGCTCGACGCCCGACAGCTCACCGAGCCGCCCGACCTCCAGGTAGAACTGCAGCGTGTCCCCAGAAGAGTTTGCTTCTAGCGTCGCCGGGCGGCCCGGCATGGACGTCACCTTGAGCACGCTGTCGTGCCAGACCAGGTACCGGCCCTCGCGCACCGCGAACCTGATCGTCTTGCGCTCCTCGTAGCGGACGAGCCGCTGCCCGTCGCGCTGCGTTTCTGAAACGTACTCGAAGCCGTAGGCGAACCGGTCGGGCCAGCGGAACCCCAGGGGACTCGGCGAGCGCGCCGTCTCATTGCCGCAGGCGAGCGTCGAGAGGGACACGCCGATGATCAAGGCGGAAAGCCGACCGTGTCTGTATGATGACATTATGATGTCGTGATGCTGTTCTTTTCGGCAAGGCCGTTCGCCGCAGTCCGGCTGAAGCGCCGGAACAGCACGTATCCCGCTGCCGAAAAGAAAGCCAGTCCGCCCCACAGCTTGGCTTCGAAGAGCGCCGGGTTCGCCACGTCGGATGGCGGGATCACCGATGTGACCATCGTGAGGATCGTCGCGCTGAGTCCGAGCGTCGTGACCAGCCGGAGCCCGATTCGTCCTCCGGGAATCCGCGCGACCTCCGGCCCGTCGTCCGGGCGGCGAAGCCGCGCCGCCGCGAGGAAGATGTAGAGGAACGGGATGAAGTTCATGGTGATGGTCATGTCGAGAAGGATGAGGTACGCCTCTCGCACAGTCGAGCCGGCCTGCGACGCCACGATGAGCACGCTGGTGAGGGCGGTCTGGACGACGATCGAGACGTGCGGCGTGCCGTACTTGGGGTGCAGCGTGGCCAGCGACGGCGGCAGGAAGCGGTCGAGGCCCGCGGCGTACGGGATGCGCGCCATGCCGCCCAGCCACGCGCCCACGCCGCCGAGGACCGAGAATGACACCAGGACCGCCGTAAGAACCGGGAGCCAGCGCCAGCCGGCGTGGCCGGCTACCGCCTGAACGGCGCCGAGCCCTCCCGATATCGGGCTCACTTCCGCGGGCGGAACGGCCACCAGGATCGCCGAGGTGCCGAGGATGTAGAGCACGGCGATCATCGCTCCGGAGATCAGCAGGGCCCTGGGCAGCACGCGCCGAGGCTCCTTGATCTCGTCGCCCATCACGGGTGCGAACTCGAGCCCCACCAGGGCGAACGAGAGCGTCCCGAAGTAGGCGACGGTCCGGACATCGCCCAGCGACCGGCTCACCTCCGACCAGTGCCATGGCGTGGCCGACCCGAATCGCAGGAACGCAGTGATGCCCGCGGCGATCAGCAGGACGGCGGCGATCCAGCTCGCCGCGGCTCCACCATTGGTGACCCGCTTGCCAAGCGACAGACCTCGGATATTGAGCCAGGCCGTGAACCACAGTACGCCCAGGGCGAGCGGCACTACGAACCACGGGTCATCGCCGAGGCCCGGGCGCGCAACCACGAAGACCAGATTGGCCGCGAGGAAGAAGAGGAGCGAGGGGAGGTAGGTGAGGTTCGTGACCCAGTAGAACCAGGCGCAGATGAAGCCGTGAGCGTCGCCGAAGGCACGGCGGGTCCACCGGTAGAAGCCGCCCTCCGCCGGGTCGCGCGTGGCCATCTCAGCCACCACCAGGCCAACTGGAACGAAGAACGCGCCGATGGCGAGCAGCCAAAGCAGGATGGATGCCGGCCCCATCTTGGCGCCGGTCGCCATCCCGCGCAGGCTGAAGATGACGGTGACATTGAACAGCACTACATCGGTGAGCGAGAGAACGCGTTTGAGCTGGGGCGGGCTCATGGTGCCGCAGAAAGTAAGCGAAAAAGGGGCCGGTCGCCTGGGTGGCGCCGACCCCGCTTCGAATCAACCGGGCTTTCGTCCGGCTTTCCGCTCGGTCCGCCAGGCGGCGGACAAAAACGTCATGAGGAACGTCGTAACGGCGGAATCAGGGACGTTGCTTGTCGTCCCACTCTCATAATACGCCGAACGACCCGAAATGTTTCATCGCCGCTGCTGCGGGGGCTCCGGGGGCGGCTGCGCCGGGTAGATCAGCGAGTCGCGCACCTCGGGCATCTGGTTGGGCGGGCGCCGGGTCGGCGCGATGGCCGGAGGCGCCCTGGTTTCGCCCCCGAGGCTTCCGACGATGCGGCCGACCATCAGCGACCCCGCGATCAGCGCCAGGGTGACCAGCACCTGGACGACGCTCCTGCGCGTGGTGGGAATGAGCTGCCGCAGGCGGGTGTTCTCTCGGCGAAGTTCCAGCTTCTCGATCGAGCGCTCGACCGTCGCCACGAGGTGCCGCAGATCCACCGGCTTGGTGAGGAAGTTCTCCGCGCCCATCTGCATCGCCTGGACCGCGGTCGGGATGTCACCGTAGCCGGTGAGGAGGATGACGAGCGCCCGCTTCCTGCGCAGGATCTCGAGCACCTGGAGGCCGTCGACGTCCGGGAGTCTGAGGTCGAGGATGGTGACGTCGGGTTCCTGCGACTCGAACGCGGCGACACCCTGTTTTCCGGTAGCGGCCCGAACCACTTCGTACCGCAGGCGCCCGAAGTACTCCGAAAGTCCCTTGAGGACGGCTTCGTCATCATCGATGATCAAGACCCGGCGGCCTTCGCCGCTTGCCGGCTGAGTGGATGCGGTCATAGGCGACAACCTAGAACAACTCGGTCTGGTCCGCCAGCTTCTGAGGCTCGACCAGGAAATCGGACGGCTTGGTGTGCCCGGGGTAGAACGGTCCGGTCCATGCCGGGTAGTTCCAGCCCTGCGTTCCCAGGAGAATGGCGGCGGACATCAGCCGAATTGGCAACGCGGGGCTCGGACGCGCAACTTCCGTCCATGCGTGTCCCGTCTGCTCATTCCTTCCGGATAGCCATCGTTGGCGCGCTCCTCGCCGCGCCGGGCGTCGCCCTCGGCTACGCCATCTTCATCCACGACGCGCTCCCCGCCAGCGCCCTCGGCGCCTCGCGCGCCCCATCGGGGCTCGCCGTAGCGCGCGACACGCTCGCCGGCGCGACGGACGCCGCCGTGGACCGGTTCCGCGGCTGGTTCTACGCGCGAGCGCGGGCGCTGCCGGACGCCGGCCTGCGCAACGCTTTCCGCGCCCGCTACCCGACGCCGGGATCATTCGATGCCCGCGCGATGAAGGAGCTGCTGATGATGAACGGCCAGGCGCTGGTGCTGGGTCTGGACTCGGTCGCCGCCGTGTATCGCGCCCGCTCCGCGACGGACAGCGCGCTGGATCCGCACCCCCAGTACCGACCCGGCGCCCGAATCACTCTCGAGAGCGCGCTCCAGCTCGGCTCGATCTACGTGGACCTGGACCGGCGCAACCAGGACCGGCTATGGCGGCGCGCCAATGGAGCTCCGCGGCTCACCAGCGGCGGCGACACGATCCCGTTCGATCCGATGACGCTGAACATGGGGAAGCTCACCGGCGGGTCGAGCCAGGCGCACGCGCACTACGGCCTGAACCACCACCCCAAGTCCAGCGAACCATCGGTACTCAAGTCGGCGCCGTGGGACTTTGCCAAAGGAACGATGACGCGCCTCATCAGCCAGCAGCTGGCGTACCTGAGCGCGGCGGAGGCACGGCGGGCGCAGTGGATCGCCGCGCACGGAGGGCTCGGGGGCCGATGAGCGTACCGGTCGTCATCGATACCGACCCGGGCATCGACGACGCGCTCGCGCTGATCCTCGCGGCGCGATGGAGCCGGGCGGACCTGCGCGCCGTGTCGGTCACCTACGGCAACACCACGCTGGACCTCGCGGCGCGGAATGCGCGGATTGTCCTGGCGAGGGCGCCGGCCGAAACGCTCGTGCTCCCCGGCTGGGACCGCCCGCTCACTCGGCCGCTCGTGACGGCAAAGGAGACGCATGGAGCTGATGGTCTGGGTGACCACGCCGCGCCCCCTCCCGACCCGGTCCATCCGTCCGGCAGCGCGTTGCGCGATGCGCTGCGCGCGGCCCGGGAGCCGGTCGTCCTCGTCACGCTCGGCCCGCTCACCAATCTCGCGCTCGCGCTCCGGCTCGACGCGGACTTCGTGCGAGCGCGCGTCGTCCGGCACGTGGCGATGGGCGGCAACATCGCGGCCGCCAGCAACACCGGGCCGCACTCCGAGTTCAACGTCTGGTGCGATCCCGAGGCGGCGCGCGAGGTATTCACCGCGGGGCTGGGCACCGTCATGGTGGGCCTCGACGTGACGCGGCGGCTCGTGATCCCGGCCGCCGCGGTCGCCAAGCTCGCCACCCACCCGGACGAAGATGCGCGCTGGTTCGGCCGGTTGCTCGGCTTCTACGTGCGGTTCCACCAAGACGTCGAGGGCCTGCACGGCGCCGTCATCAACGATCCGCTCGCCGTCGCGCTCGCCCTCGAGCCGTCGTGGGGGCGCGCGGAACCCATCCCGGTCGGCGTGGACCTCTCCGAAGGGCCGGAGCGGGGTCGGACGACCATCGGCGACCTGGACGCCGGCGATCCGCGGATCATGGTCTACCGGGACTTCGACGCGCGCCGGGTGCGCGAACTGTTGCTGGAACACCTCTTCGGTCGCTGGCTTACGGACGCCGATTTCGCACCGTAGCTTTCGCGGCCATGACGACACCGGCTCCCCAAGTGGTCAAGGTCGCCATCGTCGGCGTGGGAACGATCGGCCGTGGCTGGGCCGCGCTCTCCGCCGCTAACGGCTGGCACACCGCCCTCTACGACACCGAGGTGAACACCGCCGATCGCGCCGTCGCCGAGGTAGCCCGCCGCGCCCGCGCGCTGGTCGCGGTAGGGCGGGCCCAAGGGGAGACGGTGGAGGCTGGGCTGCGACAGGTGCGGCTCGGCCGTTCGCTCCTCCAGGCTTGCGGGGAGGCCGACTGGATCATCGAGTCGGTGAAGGAGGACCTGTCGCTCAAGCAGCGGGTGTTCGACAACATCGACCAGGTGGCCCGCCCCGATGCGGTGATCTCCTCGTCCTCCAGCGGACTCCCGATCACCGAGATCGCCTCCCGCTGCCGCGACCAGTCACGCTGCATCGTCGCCCACTCGCTGAACCCGCCGGAGCTGATCCCCCTCGTCGAGGTGGTACCGGGGAAGTTCACCGCCCCAGCGACCACCGAGACGGTCCGGGGCTGGTTGCGGACGCTGGGCAGGATCCCGATCACGCTGAAGCGCGAAGTGCCGGGCAACGCGGTGGGCCGCATCTCCGCCGCCGTCTGGCGCGAGTGCATTGACCTGGTCTTGAGCGGCGTCATGGACGTCGACGACATCGACCGCGCCGTCTCACTCGGCCCCGGGTTGGGATGGGCCGCTGCCGGCCCACATCTCACCTACCACCTGGGCGCCGGTGAGGGCGGAGTGAACGTCTTCCTGCAGCAGCTGTTGATGTCGTTCGAAACGTGGTGGGGGAGTCTGGCGCAGTGGACCAAGCTCGAACCGGAGCAGGTGCGGGCGCTGACGAGTCAGATCGAGAGAGCGTACGGCGACAAGCTGGAGACGATACGGGAGGCGAGGGACAGGCGATTGGCGGCCATACTCAAAGGTTTGGAGGCCGCCAGGAAGCAGTAGAGTTGCAGGGTTGCAGAGTTGCAGCGGATCGAAGGTGGAAGGTGGCAGCTACAGCTCATCCCTGGCGGAACCCGATCCGCCGACGCACCGGTGCCGGCGGCACCATCAGCTCGCGGATCGCGTCGAACACCACCCTGAACTGGGCGTCGTACTTCTTCTCCGACTCGTCCCCCGGCGTCACGGACCGAGCCGCCTCCGCCCGATGGCCGGCGATGTTCGAGCGGTCGGCGCGGTTCCTGGTGTAGCTCGCGCTTTTCGATACGGTTCGCACGATTTTTCACTTGGCAGCGGCGCATCTTCCCGCCATGATGTAGTCGTGAATCCGGGTCACGATGTGCTGCCGTCCCGCCGGAGCAAGCTGTTGGAGCGAGTGCGCGAGACGATGCGGGTGCGCCATTTGAGCCCGCGGCCGGTGCCGGGCGGGTCGAGCTGCCCGACGCGCTGGATCGCAAGTACCCCGAAGCTCCTGGCGAGTGGGCGTGGCAGTGGGTCTTTCCGGCGCGGCGGATGTACCAGGACCGGCGGACGGGCGAGCGCCGGCGTCATCACCTGCACCCCTCGCTGGTGCAGCGCTCTTTCGTGGCGGCCGTGCGCGCCACCGGGACCGGCAAGCGGGCCACCTGCCACAGTCTGCGGCACTCCTTCGCCACCCACCTCCTGGAATCCGGCTACGACATCCGGACTGTCCAGGAGTTGCTGGGCCACCGCGACGTGCGCACCACGATGATCTACACCCACGTGCTCAACCGGGGCGGTCTCGGGGTTCGGAGTCCCGCGGATGGGCTGCTCGAGCTGTCGGCAACCCCCGTTCCTCAGCGTCGTCCGGGCGCCATCGCGTAGCGCCGCCGCCAACACGGCGGGCCGGCCGACACCCGTACCTTCGCCACCGCCGGGCCGAGGCCTTGCGGATAGACCGCGATCTCGTGCAGTCTATCACCGGCTGGGGTTCGGCCCGCCGCGGCCGCATCTTCGTTGGTGCCGGGGGGTTGAACCGCTTTTCGCCCGCGCTCCGGCGAGCGATAGGTTGCGAGGAGATGCTCGACCGGCGTGCTAGACAGTTCTGTTCAATTACTAGTTAGGCGCACTCCCGCCGGCCATCCCTGCTCGGGTGGCCGCTGCTGAAGAGGAGGCTCGATGTTCCCTGTGTTGGAGTGGTGGGGCTACCTCGCCATCGCCGCGCTACCAGTCCTCGGCTTCGGCCTTGGTGCCCGTTGGATGTACTGGCGGGAACGAATGATGCTGCGTCCACCAGAGCCGCCGGCGACTCCCCTGCCCTCCGGAAGCGATCTCGACACCAGAATGATTGGCGCCGTCGAATCACTCCAGCGGCAGCTGGAGGAACTCGCGGAGCGGCAGGATTTCGCCGAGCGCATGCTGGCGCAGCGATCGCCGCAGTTGCCTGCGGGCGGCGCGGCGCGCGAGCAAGATACGCCAGCGTGACGTCTCAGTAACGCCGTCCCGGCTGGCGGTCAGCGCCTAACCAGCGCTTGCAGTTGCCGGGCCGCCCTCTACCCTTAGAGGTAGGCGCCGGGCACGGTCTGGGCGGCCCGCAACTGAAGCGCTATTCGTTAGGCCGCAACACAGGCCTGCCCGGTGGCCCCACTTCCTGCATTGAGCTCTTAATCCTTGATCCTAGCCGCGCGGACCCCAGCAGCGGGCTACCGACGCCCCGGCGCGGCCATCTGGTTCGGGTCCTGATAGATCATCACGTGCGCCCACGGGGTGCCCGCGAACATGATGTACGTGCCCGCCCCGTTCTCCTTTGTCGGCAACCCGGTGCCGGCCGGGTCGT
It encodes:
- a CDS encoding patatin-like phospholipase family protein; translated protein: MKPERVVAVLSGGGMKAMAHVGALHALTEAGLAPAELIATSGGALIAALIAGGMPYEKIVPLVCGMRREDVFVVNRAGLMLRGIGAASVLKPEPARAFLRRILPVDDFASLRLPMRLTAVDVDSGRLEVFGSAGRTDCTVSEAVYASMALPLYFPPATIGGHRYADGGLLQVLPLELAADSGADLVVAVDVGPVLEGPPPWMPRSPALLAASDRALAILMADQKARTVAAWREDPRRPQLLLVEPAVDRHGTFTFDRTVEFIEAGYRAGHAALAGRAAGRNGGTAAGRIGKT
- a CDS encoding acyl-CoA thioesterase, with the translated sequence MDGRPPRLSHTTIAEVMMPHMANVMGSVHGGVVLGMLDRVAAVSAIRHAKRVCVTVSVDRVHFREPIHLGELVTMHASVNYAHRTSIEVGVRVEAENLLTGTKRHTNSSYLTFVAIDENGRPVPVPPVIPETDEEKIRFREAEARRTARIAEAAGPAR
- a CDS encoding NAD+ synthase, whose protein sequence is MLRLAITQFKPAKGDYAENLARVGRVLEGIAGRKDPPDVLVLPEAAMTGYLLEGGVRDLAVSAGTLFEDLVAVHERGGGPPIDIAVGFYEKWRGHLYNSALYATLGGPSAGVTHVHRKVFLPTYGVFDEERFVEAGLSVQAFDTRFGRIAIVICEDAWHSLAPTIAALDGAQLILVPSASPARGTQPLEETVARPANVSRWERIARHVAEEHGVWVAVAQLVGFEGGKGFAGGSVVVTPRGDVLVRGPLWDEALLEAVVDFDEVGRARADLPLLADLETRLPHLIDGLRSSERTKVRFDPSVKKDGRTGGRTDGQIAAADPLAMDCALVERWLLEFIRAEVHQRRGFEQVVVGLSGGVDSAVTAYLAAKALGPKSVGAFMLPYRTSNPESLEHAQLVAKALGIQVRTIDVSSAVDGYLNASEPDADPSRRGNVMARARMIVLFDQSAKLKALPLGTGNKTERLLGYFTWHADDSPPINPIGDLFKTQVWALARHLGVPKEIVEKPATADLIRGQTDEGDLGIPYAKADRILYWLLRGFRPEEIVALGFTAKEVGLVERRLGATHWKRKLPTVAMLSQTAIGDYYLRPVDY
- a CDS encoding APC family permease is translated as MSPPQLKRVLSLTDVVLFNVTVIFSLRGMATGAKMGPASILLWLLAIGAFFVPVGLVVAEMATRDPAEGGFYRWTRRAFGDAHGFICAWFYWVTNLTYLPSLLFFLAANLVFVVARPGLGDDPWFVVPLALGVLWFTAWLNIRGLSLGKRVTNGGAAASWIAAVLLIAAGITAFLRFGSATPWHWSEVSRSLGDVRTVAYFGTLSFALVGLEFAPVMGDEIKEPRRVLPRALLISGAMIAVLYILGTSAILVAVPPAEVSPISGGLGAVQAVAGHAGWRWLPVLTAVLVSFSVLGGVGAWLGGMARIPYAAGLDRFLPPSLATLHPKYGTPHVSIVVQTALTSVLIVASQAGSTVREAYLILLDMTITMNFIPFLYIFLAAARLRRPDDGPEVARIPGGRIGLRLVTTLGLSATILTMVTSVIPPSDVANPALFEAKLWGGLAFFSAAGYVLFRRFSRTAANGLAEKNSITTS
- a CDS encoding response regulator — encoded protein: MIIDDDEAVLKGLSEYFGRLRYEVVRAATGKQGVAAFESQEPDVTILDLRLPDVDGLQVLEILRRKRALVILLTGYGDIPTAVQAMQMGAENFLTKPVDLRHLVATVERSIEKLELRRENTRLRQLIPTTRRSVVQVLVTLALIAGSLMVGRIVGSLGGETRAPPAIAPTRRPPNQMPEVRDSLIYPAQPPPEPPQQRR
- a CDS encoding nucleoside hydrolase, translating into MSVPVVIDTDPGIDDALALILAARWSRADLRAVSVTYGNTTLDLAARNARIVLARAPAETLVLPGWDRPLTRPLVTAKETHGADGLGDHAAPPPDPVHPSGSALRDALRAAREPVVLVTLGPLTNLALALRLDADFVRARVVRHVAMGGNIAAASNTGPHSEFNVWCDPEAAREVFTAGLGTVMVGLDVTRRLVIPAAAVAKLATHPDEDARWFGRLLGFYVRFHQDVEGLHGAVINDPLAVALALEPSWGRAEPIPVGVDLSEGPERGRTTIGDLDAGDPRIMVYRDFDARRVRELLLEHLFGRWLTDADFAP
- a CDS encoding 3-hydroxyacyl-CoA dehydrogenase NAD-binding domain-containing protein, with product MTTPAPQVVKVAIVGVGTIGRGWAALSAANGWHTALYDTEVNTADRAVAEVARRARALVAVGRAQGETVEAGLRQVRLGRSLLQACGEADWIIESVKEDLSLKQRVFDNIDQVARPDAVISSSSSGLPITEIASRCRDQSRCIVAHSLNPPELIPLVEVVPGKFTAPATTETVRGWLRTLGRIPITLKREVPGNAVGRISAAVWRECIDLVLSGVMDVDDIDRAVSLGPGLGWAAAGPHLTYHLGAGEGGVNVFLQQLLMSFETWWGSLAQWTKLEPEQVRALTSQIERAYGDKLETIREARDRRLAAILKGLEAARKQ